The Osmia lignaria lignaria isolate PbOS001 chromosome 14, iyOsmLign1, whole genome shotgun sequence genome has a window encoding:
- the Pfas gene encoding phosphoribosylformylglycinamidine synthase isoform X1: MKVCIAKQSIISIKTKIYCIMGIIRFYKVPGLKSGQFNNKFNDLKHISNLIIGLETESCYYVEIKESLNEEELKVLKWILSSPIEPNNLKSHSVFDKELDNYLIVEIGPRLNFSTAFSSNAVSICKSVHLHKVTRIEVMTRYYIKYNGVIDKTVEDAMTDVLHDKMTECRYMKPIETFDHGFKPEKWFEVDIMKNGRAALENVNTKLGLAFDNWDLDFYTDLFLNKLKRNPTSVECFDLAQSNSEHSRHWFFKGSIIIDDKEMKKSLIDMIIETQKYSNANNTIKFSDNSSAIKGYQVKVQRPNETYTGSPLHLENVEQDLIFTAETHNFPTGVAPFSGATTGTGGRLRDIQGIGRGGYYIAGTAGYSVGNLHIPGYNLPWEEKDVPYPDNMASPLEIIIEASNGASDYGNKFGEPLICGFVRSFGMTDRMGVRREWIKPIMFSGGLGTMDSNMSEKMSPEKGMEVVKIGGPVYRIGVGGGSASSIEVQGDNKSNLDFGAVQRGDPEMEQKLNRVVRACTEMGEKNPILSIHDQGAGGNGNVLKELVEPAGAVIFAKKFELGDPSISTLELWGAEYQENDAILCKSEDVNLLKAIASREKCPINFVGTVTGNGKIILSEETDCNSSKYLNESYEDKIKHPVDLDLELVLGKMPSKTFNLQRQVIQLPDIELPTNLTVAVALERVLRLPSVGSKRYLTNKVDRCVTGLVAQQQCVGPLHTPLADVAVTAISHFSTVGIASSIGEQPIKGLVNPAAGARMTVAEALTNLVFARISHIQDIKCSGNWMWAAKLPGEGAALYDACSAMCSFMNKLGIAIDGGKDSLSMAARIGKDVVKAPGTLVISCYAPCPDVQQVVTPDLKAPAAGKNGYILFVDLSEGQSRLGGTALAQVYKSLGNDVPDIQHASILKSAFKATQRVITEGKVLAGHDVSDGGLIVCLLEMCFAGISGINVNISHKSGSPIEILFNEEVGWVLEVEEENHKYVLDVFKQFNIPIFTIGRSKGFGLSSKINIKMEGKTVLDSTVLSLMTLWEETGYQLERRQKNIECAFEEFDGLKSRTAPAYKLAFNPDVRPFTIQQTLSPKLAVAVIREEGTNGDREMAAPLMLAGFEVWDVAMQDLLQDKVTLDRFKGIVFPGGFSYADVLGSAKGWAASLLFHPTLQKQLKAFISREDTFSLGVCNGCQLMSLLGWIGNEADEVDKPDVYLNHNVSEKFECRWSTVKINKSPSIMLNGMENSVLGVWAVHGEGRFTFKNNETLKKLKDNHCVAIKYTDDHGNPTERYPLNPNGSPEGIAGLCSVDGRHLAMMPHPERCAQMWQWPWKPVDWKYKTSPWQRIFDNAYAWCFSNC; the protein is encoded by the exons ATGAAAGTTTGTATAGCAAAGCAGAGTATAATCTCTATAAAGACAAAAATATATTGT ATTATGGGTATAATAAGATTTTATAAAGTACCTGGTTTAAAGTCAGGtcagtttaataataaattcaatgatttgaagcatatatcaaatttaataattggCTTGGAAACCGAATCATGTTATTATGTTGAAATAAAAGAATCATTAAATGAAGAAGAATTAAAAGTGTTAAAATGGATTTTAAGTTCTCCAATAGAaccaaataatttaaaaagtcATAGTGTATTTGATAAGGAACTGGATAATTATCTAATTGTTGAGATTGGTCCAAG GTTGAATTTTTCTACAGCATTTTCCAGTAATGCTGTATCAATTTGTAAATCTGTACATTTACATAAAGTAACAAGAATTGAAGTAATGACTAGATACTACATCAAGTATAATGGAGTGATCGATAAGACAGTGGAAGATGCT ATGACAGATGTATTGCACGATAAAATGACTGAATGCAGGTATATGAAACCAATAGAAACATTTGATCATGGTTTTAAACCAGAAAAATGGTTTGAAGTTGATATTATGAAAAATGGAAGGGCAGCATTAGAAAATGTGAATACAAAATTag GATTAGCATTTGACAATTGGGACTTAGATTTTTATACAGATCTATTTCTTAACAAATTGAAACGTAATCCAACTAGTGTTGAGTGTTTTGATTTGGCACAGTCTAACAGTGAACATAGCCGTCACTGGTTTTTCAAAGGTTCCATTATCATTGATgacaaagaaatgaaaaaatcattAATTGACATGATTATAGAGACACAAAAATATTCTAATGCAAATAACACAATTAAATTTAGTGATAATAGCAGTGCCATTAAGGGTTACCAAGTAAAAGTTCAGAGACCAAATGAAACTTACACTGGTAGTCCTCTTCATTTGGAAAATGTAGAACAGGATCTTATATTCACTGCAGAAACTCATAATTTTCCAACCGGTGTTGCTCCATTCag TGGAGCTACAACTGGAACTGGAGGAAGATTAAGAGATATTCAAGGCATAGGTAGAGGAGGATATTATATTGCTGGAACAGCTGGGTATTCTGTTGGTAATTTGCATATACCAG GATATAATCTACCATGGGAAGAGAAAGATGTACCATATCCTGACAACATGGCATCGCCATTAGAAATCATTATTGAAGCTAGTAATGGAGCATCTGATTATGGCAATAAATTTGGAGAACCACTTATATGTGGCTTTGTTCGTTCTTTTGGGATGACAGACCGTATGGGGGTTCGACGTGAATGGATTAAACCCATAATGTTTAGTGGAGGATTGGGTACAATGGATAGTAACATGTCAGAAAAAATGTCACCTGAAAAAG GAATGGAAGTCGTCAAAATTGGTGGTCCTGTATATAGAATTGGTGTCGGTGGTGGTTCAGCAAGTTCAATTGAG GTGCAAGGTGACAATAAATCAAATTTAGATTTTGGAGCAGTGCAAAGAGGTGATCCTGAAATGGAACAAAAGCTAAACCGAGTAGTTCGTGCGTGCACTGAAATGGGAGAGAAAAATCCAATACTTAGTATACATGATCAAGGAGCTGGAGGAAatg GTAATGTCTTGAAAGAATTAGTGGAACCTGCAGGTGCAGTAATCtttgcaaagaaatttgagTTAGGTGATCCAAGTATCAGCACCTTAGAACTATGGGGAGCTGAATATCAAGAAAATGATGCAATTCTCTGTAAATCTGAAGATGTTAATTTGTtgaaagcaatagcgtcgcgaGAAAAATGTCCTATTAACTTCGTGGGAACGGTTACAGGAAATGGAAAGATTATTCTTTCCGAAGAAACTGATTGCAATTCTTCAAAGTACTTAAATGAAAGTTATgaagataaaataaaacatcCAGTTGATTTAGATTTAGAACTGGTACTTGGAAAAATGCCTTCTAAG ACATTTAATTTGCAAAGACAGGTGATACAATTGCCTGACATTGAATTACCAACAAATTTAACTGTAGCAGTCGCCTTGGAAAGAGTTTTACGTTTACCTTCAGTAGGAAGTAAACGGTATTTGACAAACAAGGTTGATCGTTGTGTCACAGGATTAGTAGCACAGCAACAGTGTGTTGGTCCTTTACACACCCCTCTTGCTGATGTTGCTGTAACTGCAATTTCTCATTTCTCTACG GTTGGTATAGCAAGTTCTATTGGAGAACAGCCAATAAAGGGTCTGGTGAACCCAGCGGCAGGAGCTCGTATGACTGTGGCAGAAGCATTGACTAATTTAGTTTTTGCACGAATTTCACACATACAG GACATTAAGTGCAGCGGAAATTGGATGTGGGCTGCTAAATTACCAGGAGAAGGAGCTGCATTATACGACGCTTGCTCTGCTATGTGTTCTTTTATGAATAAATTAGGGATCGCAATTGATGGTGGGAAGGATTCTCTCAGCATGGCTGCAAGAATTGGTAAAGATGTTGTTAAAGCACCAGGAACACTTGTAATTTCTTGCTATGCCCCTTGTCCTGACGTTCAACAG GTAGTTACACCTGATTTGAAAGCACCCGCAGCAGGAAAAAATGGTTACATATTGTTCGTTGATTTATCAGAGGGCCAGAGCCGGCTTGGCGGTACAGCTTTAGCTCAGGTTTATAAATCTCTTGGTAATGATGTCCCCGACATTCAACACGCTAGTATCTTAAAAAGTGCTTTCAAAGCTACTCAACGTGTGATTACGG AAGGAAAAGTATTAGCAGGTCATGACGTTAGCGATGGCGGACTTATTGTATGTCTTTTGGAAATGTGTTTTGCTGGTATTTCTGGGATAAACGTTAACATCTCTCATAAATCGGGTTCaccaattgaaattttatttaatgaagaagttGGATGGGTATTAGAAGTTGAGGAAGAAAATCATAAGTATGTTCTGGACGTGTTCAAACAGTTTAACATTCCTATATTTACAATTGGACGATCCAAAGGCTTCGGATTATCATCAAAG ataaatATCAAAATGGAAGGGAAGACAGTCTTGGATTCAACAGTTTTGTCCTTGATGACTTTATGGGAAGAAACTGGTTATCAATTGGAGCGTAGACAAAAGAATATTGAATGTGCATTTGAAGAGTTTGATGGATTGAAATCCAGAACGGCGCCTGCTTATAAGTTAGCGTTTAATCCTGATGTCAGACCTTTTACGATTCAACAAACTTTATCTC CAAAACTTGCGGTTGCCGTGATAAGAGAAGAGGGTACAAATGGTGACAGAGAAATGGCTGCTCCTTTAATGTTAGCTGGTTTCGAAGTTTGGGACGTAGCGATGCAAGATTTGTTACAAGATAAAGTTACACTTGACAGATTTAAAGGCATTGTATTTCCTGGTGGTTTCAGTTATGCAG atGTTCTGGGCTCTGCTAAAGGCTGGGCTGCAAGTCTTTTATTCCACCCAACTCTTCAAAAACAATTGAAAGCATTTATTTCTCGCGAAGACACATTTAGTTTAGGAGTTTGCAATGGATGCCAGTTGATGTCTTTGCTCGGATGGATAGGAAACGAAGCTG ATGAAGTTGATAAACCGGATGTTTATTTGAATCATAATGTATCAGAAAAATTCGAGTGTCGATGGAGTACCGTCAAGATTAATAAATCACCATCGATCATGTTAAATGGAATGGAAAATAGTGTTTTAGGTGTGTGGGCTGTACACGGCGAAGGAAGGTTCACGTTTAAAAATAATGAgacattaaagaaattgaaagacAATCATTGTGTAGCTATTAAGTATACGGATGATCATGGTAATCCAACTGAACGATATCCTCTTAACCCTAATGGAAGTCCAG AGGGTATTGCCGGACTTTGCTCGGTGGATGGTCGCCATTTGGCAATGATGCCACATCCTGAACGATGCGCGCAAATGTGGCAGTGGCCTTGGAAACCCGTAGATTGGAAATATAAAACTTCCCCATGGCAACGTATTTTTGATAACGCGTACGCCTGGTGTTTCTCAAACTGTTAA
- the Pfas gene encoding phosphoribosylformylglycinamidine synthase isoform X2 has product MITQQPTRGVSANIMGIIRFYKVPGLKSGQFNNKFNDLKHISNLIIGLETESCYYVEIKESLNEEELKVLKWILSSPIEPNNLKSHSVFDKELDNYLIVEIGPRLNFSTAFSSNAVSICKSVHLHKVTRIEVMTRYYIKYNGVIDKTVEDAMTDVLHDKMTECRYMKPIETFDHGFKPEKWFEVDIMKNGRAALENVNTKLGLAFDNWDLDFYTDLFLNKLKRNPTSVECFDLAQSNSEHSRHWFFKGSIIIDDKEMKKSLIDMIIETQKYSNANNTIKFSDNSSAIKGYQVKVQRPNETYTGSPLHLENVEQDLIFTAETHNFPTGVAPFSGATTGTGGRLRDIQGIGRGGYYIAGTAGYSVGNLHIPGYNLPWEEKDVPYPDNMASPLEIIIEASNGASDYGNKFGEPLICGFVRSFGMTDRMGVRREWIKPIMFSGGLGTMDSNMSEKMSPEKGMEVVKIGGPVYRIGVGGGSASSIEVQGDNKSNLDFGAVQRGDPEMEQKLNRVVRACTEMGEKNPILSIHDQGAGGNGNVLKELVEPAGAVIFAKKFELGDPSISTLELWGAEYQENDAILCKSEDVNLLKAIASREKCPINFVGTVTGNGKIILSEETDCNSSKYLNESYEDKIKHPVDLDLELVLGKMPSKTFNLQRQVIQLPDIELPTNLTVAVALERVLRLPSVGSKRYLTNKVDRCVTGLVAQQQCVGPLHTPLADVAVTAISHFSTVGIASSIGEQPIKGLVNPAAGARMTVAEALTNLVFARISHIQDIKCSGNWMWAAKLPGEGAALYDACSAMCSFMNKLGIAIDGGKDSLSMAARIGKDVVKAPGTLVISCYAPCPDVQQVVTPDLKAPAAGKNGYILFVDLSEGQSRLGGTALAQVYKSLGNDVPDIQHASILKSAFKATQRVITEGKVLAGHDVSDGGLIVCLLEMCFAGISGINVNISHKSGSPIEILFNEEVGWVLEVEEENHKYVLDVFKQFNIPIFTIGRSKGFGLSSKINIKMEGKTVLDSTVLSLMTLWEETGYQLERRQKNIECAFEEFDGLKSRTAPAYKLAFNPDVRPFTIQQTLSPKLAVAVIREEGTNGDREMAAPLMLAGFEVWDVAMQDLLQDKVTLDRFKGIVFPGGFSYADVLGSAKGWAASLLFHPTLQKQLKAFISREDTFSLGVCNGCQLMSLLGWIGNEADEVDKPDVYLNHNVSEKFECRWSTVKINKSPSIMLNGMENSVLGVWAVHGEGRFTFKNNETLKKLKDNHCVAIKYTDDHGNPTERYPLNPNGSPEGIAGLCSVDGRHLAMMPHPERCAQMWQWPWKPVDWKYKTSPWQRIFDNAYAWCFSNC; this is encoded by the exons ATGATAACTCAACAGCCTACTAGGGGGGTCTCAGCAAAT ATTATGGGTATAATAAGATTTTATAAAGTACCTGGTTTAAAGTCAGGtcagtttaataataaattcaatgatttgaagcatatatcaaatttaataattggCTTGGAAACCGAATCATGTTATTATGTTGAAATAAAAGAATCATTAAATGAAGAAGAATTAAAAGTGTTAAAATGGATTTTAAGTTCTCCAATAGAaccaaataatttaaaaagtcATAGTGTATTTGATAAGGAACTGGATAATTATCTAATTGTTGAGATTGGTCCAAG GTTGAATTTTTCTACAGCATTTTCCAGTAATGCTGTATCAATTTGTAAATCTGTACATTTACATAAAGTAACAAGAATTGAAGTAATGACTAGATACTACATCAAGTATAATGGAGTGATCGATAAGACAGTGGAAGATGCT ATGACAGATGTATTGCACGATAAAATGACTGAATGCAGGTATATGAAACCAATAGAAACATTTGATCATGGTTTTAAACCAGAAAAATGGTTTGAAGTTGATATTATGAAAAATGGAAGGGCAGCATTAGAAAATGTGAATACAAAATTag GATTAGCATTTGACAATTGGGACTTAGATTTTTATACAGATCTATTTCTTAACAAATTGAAACGTAATCCAACTAGTGTTGAGTGTTTTGATTTGGCACAGTCTAACAGTGAACATAGCCGTCACTGGTTTTTCAAAGGTTCCATTATCATTGATgacaaagaaatgaaaaaatcattAATTGACATGATTATAGAGACACAAAAATATTCTAATGCAAATAACACAATTAAATTTAGTGATAATAGCAGTGCCATTAAGGGTTACCAAGTAAAAGTTCAGAGACCAAATGAAACTTACACTGGTAGTCCTCTTCATTTGGAAAATGTAGAACAGGATCTTATATTCACTGCAGAAACTCATAATTTTCCAACCGGTGTTGCTCCATTCag TGGAGCTACAACTGGAACTGGAGGAAGATTAAGAGATATTCAAGGCATAGGTAGAGGAGGATATTATATTGCTGGAACAGCTGGGTATTCTGTTGGTAATTTGCATATACCAG GATATAATCTACCATGGGAAGAGAAAGATGTACCATATCCTGACAACATGGCATCGCCATTAGAAATCATTATTGAAGCTAGTAATGGAGCATCTGATTATGGCAATAAATTTGGAGAACCACTTATATGTGGCTTTGTTCGTTCTTTTGGGATGACAGACCGTATGGGGGTTCGACGTGAATGGATTAAACCCATAATGTTTAGTGGAGGATTGGGTACAATGGATAGTAACATGTCAGAAAAAATGTCACCTGAAAAAG GAATGGAAGTCGTCAAAATTGGTGGTCCTGTATATAGAATTGGTGTCGGTGGTGGTTCAGCAAGTTCAATTGAG GTGCAAGGTGACAATAAATCAAATTTAGATTTTGGAGCAGTGCAAAGAGGTGATCCTGAAATGGAACAAAAGCTAAACCGAGTAGTTCGTGCGTGCACTGAAATGGGAGAGAAAAATCCAATACTTAGTATACATGATCAAGGAGCTGGAGGAAatg GTAATGTCTTGAAAGAATTAGTGGAACCTGCAGGTGCAGTAATCtttgcaaagaaatttgagTTAGGTGATCCAAGTATCAGCACCTTAGAACTATGGGGAGCTGAATATCAAGAAAATGATGCAATTCTCTGTAAATCTGAAGATGTTAATTTGTtgaaagcaatagcgtcgcgaGAAAAATGTCCTATTAACTTCGTGGGAACGGTTACAGGAAATGGAAAGATTATTCTTTCCGAAGAAACTGATTGCAATTCTTCAAAGTACTTAAATGAAAGTTATgaagataaaataaaacatcCAGTTGATTTAGATTTAGAACTGGTACTTGGAAAAATGCCTTCTAAG ACATTTAATTTGCAAAGACAGGTGATACAATTGCCTGACATTGAATTACCAACAAATTTAACTGTAGCAGTCGCCTTGGAAAGAGTTTTACGTTTACCTTCAGTAGGAAGTAAACGGTATTTGACAAACAAGGTTGATCGTTGTGTCACAGGATTAGTAGCACAGCAACAGTGTGTTGGTCCTTTACACACCCCTCTTGCTGATGTTGCTGTAACTGCAATTTCTCATTTCTCTACG GTTGGTATAGCAAGTTCTATTGGAGAACAGCCAATAAAGGGTCTGGTGAACCCAGCGGCAGGAGCTCGTATGACTGTGGCAGAAGCATTGACTAATTTAGTTTTTGCACGAATTTCACACATACAG GACATTAAGTGCAGCGGAAATTGGATGTGGGCTGCTAAATTACCAGGAGAAGGAGCTGCATTATACGACGCTTGCTCTGCTATGTGTTCTTTTATGAATAAATTAGGGATCGCAATTGATGGTGGGAAGGATTCTCTCAGCATGGCTGCAAGAATTGGTAAAGATGTTGTTAAAGCACCAGGAACACTTGTAATTTCTTGCTATGCCCCTTGTCCTGACGTTCAACAG GTAGTTACACCTGATTTGAAAGCACCCGCAGCAGGAAAAAATGGTTACATATTGTTCGTTGATTTATCAGAGGGCCAGAGCCGGCTTGGCGGTACAGCTTTAGCTCAGGTTTATAAATCTCTTGGTAATGATGTCCCCGACATTCAACACGCTAGTATCTTAAAAAGTGCTTTCAAAGCTACTCAACGTGTGATTACGG AAGGAAAAGTATTAGCAGGTCATGACGTTAGCGATGGCGGACTTATTGTATGTCTTTTGGAAATGTGTTTTGCTGGTATTTCTGGGATAAACGTTAACATCTCTCATAAATCGGGTTCaccaattgaaattttatttaatgaagaagttGGATGGGTATTAGAAGTTGAGGAAGAAAATCATAAGTATGTTCTGGACGTGTTCAAACAGTTTAACATTCCTATATTTACAATTGGACGATCCAAAGGCTTCGGATTATCATCAAAG ataaatATCAAAATGGAAGGGAAGACAGTCTTGGATTCAACAGTTTTGTCCTTGATGACTTTATGGGAAGAAACTGGTTATCAATTGGAGCGTAGACAAAAGAATATTGAATGTGCATTTGAAGAGTTTGATGGATTGAAATCCAGAACGGCGCCTGCTTATAAGTTAGCGTTTAATCCTGATGTCAGACCTTTTACGATTCAACAAACTTTATCTC CAAAACTTGCGGTTGCCGTGATAAGAGAAGAGGGTACAAATGGTGACAGAGAAATGGCTGCTCCTTTAATGTTAGCTGGTTTCGAAGTTTGGGACGTAGCGATGCAAGATTTGTTACAAGATAAAGTTACACTTGACAGATTTAAAGGCATTGTATTTCCTGGTGGTTTCAGTTATGCAG atGTTCTGGGCTCTGCTAAAGGCTGGGCTGCAAGTCTTTTATTCCACCCAACTCTTCAAAAACAATTGAAAGCATTTATTTCTCGCGAAGACACATTTAGTTTAGGAGTTTGCAATGGATGCCAGTTGATGTCTTTGCTCGGATGGATAGGAAACGAAGCTG ATGAAGTTGATAAACCGGATGTTTATTTGAATCATAATGTATCAGAAAAATTCGAGTGTCGATGGAGTACCGTCAAGATTAATAAATCACCATCGATCATGTTAAATGGAATGGAAAATAGTGTTTTAGGTGTGTGGGCTGTACACGGCGAAGGAAGGTTCACGTTTAAAAATAATGAgacattaaagaaattgaaagacAATCATTGTGTAGCTATTAAGTATACGGATGATCATGGTAATCCAACTGAACGATATCCTCTTAACCCTAATGGAAGTCCAG AGGGTATTGCCGGACTTTGCTCGGTGGATGGTCGCCATTTGGCAATGATGCCACATCCTGAACGATGCGCGCAAATGTGGCAGTGGCCTTGGAAACCCGTAGATTGGAAATATAAAACTTCCCCATGGCAACGTATTTTTGATAACGCGTACGCCTGGTGTTTCTCAAACTGTTAA
- the LOC117609141 gene encoding alpha-N-acetylgalactosaminidase: protein MTAVRGSQRQREFMDKIPTIVFRRRNCTVIVTTAIHKLLCETIRYVYERKSMLTPRTTVIVCKNEMGHWVKVLLAWRMLQIIRIWCLLVSVVNLTLALENGLVKTPPMGWLAWERFRCNTDCKNDPDNCISDRLFRTMADIIVAEGYSAVGYEYINVDDCWLEKDRDINGQLVPDRQRFPYGMKSLANYIHSKGLKFGIYEDFGNYTCAGYPGILGHLETDALTFASWDVDYVKLDGCYSHPSEMDRGYPEFGFYLNQTGRPMVYSCSWPVYQVYAGMQPNYTAITEHCNLWRNFDDIQDSWNSLETIIDYYGNNQDSIVPNAGPGHWNDPDMLIIGNFGLSYEQSKTQMALWAILAAPLLMSVDLRTIRPEYKAILQNRKIIAVDQDPLGIQGRRIYKHKGIEIWARPITPVYQNYFSYAIAFVNRRTDGTPSDVSVTLKELGLQYPGGYSVEDLYEDVNYGVLTPQTKIKVKVNPSGVVILRCDLHLEDIFDSNQFSQYTPSNQLFKVRQNTFK from the exons ATGACGGCTGTTCGAGGTAGCCAAAGACAAAGGGAATTCATGGATAAAATACCCACGATTGTCTTTCGTAGGCGTAATTGTACCGTAATAGTTACAACGGCGATCCACAAGTTACTGTGTGAAACCATTCGTTATGTGTACGAAAGGAAATCAATGCTCACACCACGAACGACAGTGATTGTGTGTAAAAATGAAATGGGGCATTGGGTGAAAGTACTCTTGGCTTGGAG AATGTTGCAGATTATACGGATATGGTGTTTGCTTGTGTCAGTGGTAAATTTGACATTGGCCCTAGAAAATGGTCTTGTGAAAACACCACCGATGGGCTGGCTTGCCTGGGAACGATTTAGATGTaatacagactgcaaaaatgaTCCTGACAATTGCATCAG TGATAGACTCTTTCGTACAATGGCAGACATTATTGTAGCAGAAGGATATTCTGCAGTTGGATATGAATACATTAATGTTGATGATTGTTGGTTGGAAAAAGATAGAGACATCAATGGTCAATTAGTTCCTGACAGACAAAGATTTCCTTATGGCATGAAAAGCCTTGCAAATTAT attcattcaaaagGTCTTAAGTTTGGTATTTATGAAGATTTTGGTAATTACACATGTGCTGGTTACCCTGGAATATTGGGACACTTAGAAACTGATGCCCTTACTTTTGCATCTTGGGATGTTGATTATGTGAAATTGGATGGATGTTACTCCCATCCTTCTGAGATGGACAGAG GATATCCTGAATTTGGATTCTATTTGAATCAAACTGGCAGACCTATGGTGTATTCTTGTAGTTGGCCAGTTTATCAAGTTTATGCTGGTATGCAG CCAAACTATACTGCCATAACAGAACACTGTAATTTGTGGAGAAATTTTGATGACATACAAGATTCATGGAACAGTTTGGAAACCATCATAGATTATTACGGAAACAATCAAGACTCGATTGTACCGAATGCTGGACCCGGTCACTGGAACGATCCAGATATGTTAATCATCGGTAATTTCGGACTTAGCTACGAACAAAGCAAAACACAAATGGCATTATGGGCTATATTAGCAGCCCCTTTATTAATGTCCGTTGATCTACGAACAATTAGACCCGAATACAAAGCTATTttacaaaatagaaaaatcattGCTGTAGATCAAGATCCCTTAGGTATACAGGGTCGACGTATTTACAAA CATAAAGGTATCGAAATCTGGGCAAGACCAATAACTCCCGTctatcaaaattatttctcttaTGCCATAGCGTTTGTTAATAGAAGAACAGATGGTACACCCTCGGATgtatctgttacattaaaagAACTTGGATTACAATATCCCGGAGGATATAGTGTAGAG GATTTATACGAAGACGTGAATTATGGTGTTTTAACGCCACAAACAAAAATTAAAGTTAAAGTAAATCCATCCGGCGTTGTGATATTGCGATGTGATTTACACTTAGAGGATATTTTTGACAGTAATCAATTTTCACAATATACACCGTCGAATCAGCTGTTTAAAGTCAGACAAAATACGTTTAAATAA